One window from the genome of Pseudoalteromonas sp. '520P1 No. 423' encodes:
- a CDS encoding 8-amino-7-oxononanoate synthase, protein MAFEYISEQINQRKRQSLFRKRFAIQSSSDRCIEVGNQQYLNFASNDYLSINSCLSQTYSQTKLGSTSSALVTGFHQEHVNLESYLSELMGYEACLLFSSGFSANASVLKTLMSHADSEIFQDKLNHASLIDGGLASNAKMSRFRHNDLAHLAQKLKKSTSRDKLIVTEGIFSMDGDSAPLAELKQLASQYQAWVMVDDAHGFGVLGDNGLGSCEQIKPELLILTFGKAVASSGACILCTNEVKDYLLQFNREYIFSTAMPPLMAKMTQDAIIQMVNATEQRKALKRNIFEFKRQFNEKCSELNMQLLDSSSPIQPIIVKDSQLAVDISNKLKHDKIWLTAIRPPTVPKNTARLRITITAAHKENDITHLINSLAGAFENNI, encoded by the coding sequence ATGGCTTTTGAATATATATCTGAACAAATTAATCAACGTAAACGACAGTCTTTGTTTCGTAAACGTTTTGCTATTCAATCCAGTAGCGATCGCTGTATAGAAGTTGGAAATCAGCAATACCTCAATTTTGCAAGTAATGATTATCTTTCAATTAATTCGTGTTTATCACAAACCTACAGCCAAACAAAATTAGGCAGTACAAGTTCCGCCTTAGTCACAGGTTTTCATCAAGAGCATGTTAATTTAGAAAGCTATTTATCTGAGCTTATGGGTTATGAGGCATGTTTATTGTTCAGTAGTGGCTTTAGTGCTAATGCAAGCGTATTAAAAACCTTAATGAGTCATGCTGATTCAGAGATATTTCAAGATAAACTTAACCATGCAAGTTTGATTGATGGTGGATTAGCTAGTAATGCAAAAATGTCACGTTTTAGACATAATGATTTAGCACACTTAGCTCAAAAGCTAAAAAAGTCGACAAGTCGAGATAAACTAATCGTGACTGAAGGCATATTTTCTATGGATGGCGATAGTGCACCTCTGGCAGAACTGAAACAATTAGCAAGCCAATATCAGGCTTGGGTAATGGTAGATGATGCCCATGGTTTTGGTGTATTAGGTGATAATGGTTTAGGAAGTTGTGAACAGATCAAACCTGAGTTATTAATTTTAACCTTTGGCAAAGCTGTCGCAAGTTCTGGCGCGTGTATTTTGTGTACTAATGAAGTCAAAGATTATTTATTACAATTTAATCGAGAATATATATTTTCAACAGCTATGCCACCATTAATGGCAAAAATGACACAAGATGCCATTATTCAAATGGTTAATGCAACAGAGCAAAGAAAGGCGCTCAAGCGCAATATATTTGAATTTAAACGTCAGTTTAATGAAAAATGTAGCGAGTTAAATATGCAGCTATTGGATTCATCTAGCCCGATCCAGCCAATTATTGTCAAAGACTCGCAACTAGCAGTCGATATATCAAATAAATTGAAACATGATAAAATTTGGCTAACAGCAATTAGACCACCAACAGTACCAAAAAATACCGCTAGGTTAAGAATAACAATTACAGCAGCGCATAAAGAAAATGATATCACGCATTTGATTAACTCGCTTGCTGGCGCATTTGAAAATAATATATGA
- a CDS encoding aminotransferase class V-fold PLP-dependent enzyme, with amino-acid sequence MFDIDNIRNEFPILKQIVNEKPLIYFDSGATSQKPQVVIDSLKHFYTNSNSNVHRGIHTLGDRATIAYENSRNKLANFINAQAKEIVWTKGATESLNLLAHGLSNILKPGDVILISALEHHANIVPWQQLCANTGAILKVIPLDESSQAIELNTAQQLIDLHKPKILSISHASNALGNIQPITDIIKYSKKYKTVTVIDGAQAFMHLRPDMITLDCDFYVFSAHKALGPTGLGGLYGKYEQLNALPVYQTGGEMIKSVSFEETVFAQAPGKFEAGTPNISGVIAFGCAIDYMNKIDFNEQKTYENELFVYLQQQLENISGIELYGDLVQNIGTISFNYKNEHPFDIATLLDQYGIAVRVGSHCTQPLMKSLNIDGTVRISLAFYNTKNEIQQFITHLKQCLSLLD; translated from the coding sequence ATGTTTGATATAGATAATATAAGAAATGAATTTCCTATCTTAAAACAAATAGTTAATGAAAAACCTCTTATATATTTTGATTCTGGTGCAACCAGTCAAAAACCCCAAGTTGTTATAGATTCTCTTAAACATTTTTATACTAATTCTAATTCTAATGTGCATAGAGGCATTCACACCTTGGGCGATCGTGCGACAATAGCCTATGAAAATTCACGTAATAAGCTAGCCAATTTTATTAATGCGCAAGCTAAAGAGATTGTATGGACTAAAGGCGCAACAGAGTCTCTAAATTTATTAGCTCATGGTTTATCAAACATCTTAAAACCAGGTGATGTTATCTTGATCAGTGCGTTAGAACATCATGCTAATATTGTTCCCTGGCAACAATTATGTGCCAATACAGGCGCTATTTTAAAGGTTATTCCCCTTGATGAGTCATCTCAAGCTATAGAGCTAAACACAGCTCAGCAACTTATTGACCTTCATAAACCAAAAATATTGAGCATTTCTCATGCTTCAAATGCGCTAGGTAATATTCAGCCTATTACAGATATAATTAAGTATTCTAAAAAATACAAAACAGTGACGGTTATTGATGGTGCGCAAGCTTTTATGCATCTCAGGCCAGATATGATAACACTCGACTGTGACTTTTATGTTTTTTCAGCCCATAAAGCCCTTGGACCGACAGGTTTAGGTGGTTTATATGGTAAATATGAACAGCTAAACGCGTTACCCGTGTATCAAACTGGCGGGGAAATGATTAAATCTGTCAGTTTTGAAGAAACAGTTTTTGCTCAAGCTCCAGGAAAATTTGAAGCAGGAACACCAAATATTTCAGGTGTTATTGCATTTGGTTGTGCCATAGATTATATGAACAAAATAGATTTTAATGAACAAAAAACATACGAAAATGAGCTTTTCGTATATTTACAGCAACAACTTGAAAATATTTCAGGTATAGAGTTATATGGTGATCTAGTACAAAATATCGGCACAATTAGTTTTAATTACAAAAATGAGCACCCATTTGACATTGCAACTTTGTTAGATCAATACGGTATTGCAGTTAGAGTTGGTAGTCATTGCACACAACCTTTAATGAAGAGCTTAAATATAGATGGCACAGTGCGTATTAGTCTCGCTTTTTACAATACGAAAAACGAAATACAACAATTTATAACTCATCTAAAACAATGTCTTTCTTTATTAGATTAA
- the bioD gene encoding dethiobiotin synthase, translating into MNHYFITGTDTDVGKTFITSLLMKFIKQHKHQVLGFKPIAAGAEYAFDELVNEDALTLLESGNVSMPYKLINPYIYEQPIAPHIAAKLSNEKISVSGLNSAYSKISKEIQKEGYLITEGAGGWALPINDEEYLYDWVKEKDMPVILVVGLKLGCLNHALLTQAHMKALGVNCIGWVANHIDPNMDVQQENVDALKQRLTMPLLAVAPFHNEDSHAKPKLQIYKALKNVLNLD; encoded by the coding sequence ATGAATCATTATTTTATCACAGGAACTGATACCGATGTCGGTAAAACATTTATCACTAGTTTACTGATGAAGTTTATCAAGCAACATAAACACCAGGTTCTGGGCTTTAAGCCGATTGCTGCCGGCGCTGAATATGCATTTGATGAATTGGTAAATGAAGACGCACTGACCTTATTGGAAAGTGGAAATGTTTCAATGCCATATAAGCTGATCAATCCATATATATATGAACAACCAATCGCACCACATATTGCTGCCAAGTTATCAAATGAAAAGATATCTGTCTCTGGGTTAAATTCAGCTTACTCAAAGATCAGTAAAGAAATTCAAAAAGAGGGATATTTAATCACAGAAGGTGCAGGTGGTTGGGCATTGCCAATAAACGACGAAGAATATTTATATGATTGGGTGAAAGAAAAAGACATGCCAGTTATTTTAGTTGTTGGTCTAAAGCTTGGGTGTTTAAATCATGCCTTACTAACCCAAGCACATATGAAAGCTTTAGGAGTAAATTGCATCGGTTGGGTTGCAAATCATATTGATCCGAATATGGATGTACAACAAGAAAATGTAGATGCACTTAAACAAAGACTGACTATGCCACTATTAGCAGTTGCACCATTTCATAATGAAGATTCGCATGCTAAACCTAAGCTACAAATTTATAAAGCGCTAAAAAACGTTTTGAATTTAGATTGA
- the bioB gene encoding biotin synthase BioB — protein sequence MQVRHDWTHQQVKALFEMPFNDLLFQAATVHRTNFKPNEVQISTLLSIKTGACPEDCAYCPQSARHKTDLEKERLLEVEKVVEQAKLAKDKGATRFCMGAAWSDPKDRDMPYIEKMVKEVKELGLETCMTLGMLTNEKAHTLRDAGLDYYNHNLDTSEEFYDQIITTRTFQDRLNTIDHVRDAGMKVCSGGIVGMGEKAQDRYGLLMQLANLEKQPESVPINMLVKVKGTPLENVDDLDDFEFIRTIAAARIMMPHSYVRLSAGRTEMNPQMQSMCFFAGANSIFYGAKLLTTENPDADTDMELLKKLGIKPEQRHGCSDEAHEATINKAIDDKATEHLFYPA from the coding sequence ATGCAAGTACGTCATGACTGGACGCATCAACAAGTAAAAGCATTGTTTGAAATGCCATTTAACGATTTATTATTTCAAGCAGCGACGGTTCACCGTACAAACTTCAAACCTAATGAAGTTCAAATATCAACTTTATTATCAATTAAAACAGGTGCATGTCCTGAAGATTGTGCTTACTGTCCGCAGTCAGCGCGTCATAAAACAGATTTAGAAAAAGAAAGGCTACTTGAAGTTGAAAAAGTAGTAGAGCAAGCCAAACTTGCAAAAGATAAAGGTGCGACACGTTTTTGTATGGGTGCAGCATGGTCTGATCCTAAAGATAGAGACATGCCTTATATTGAAAAAATGGTAAAAGAAGTTAAAGAATTAGGTCTAGAAACTTGTATGACTTTAGGTATGCTAACAAATGAAAAAGCGCATACTTTACGTGACGCAGGTTTAGATTATTACAACCATAATCTTGATACTTCAGAAGAGTTTTATGACCAAATAATTACAACACGTACATTTCAAGATAGATTAAATACCATAGATCACGTTCGTGATGCTGGCATGAAAGTATGTTCTGGCGGTATTGTTGGTATGGGTGAAAAAGCACAAGACCGCTATGGTCTATTAATGCAACTTGCAAACCTTGAAAAGCAACCTGAAAGTGTACCGATAAACATGCTTGTAAAAGTAAAAGGCACACCGCTTGAAAATGTAGATGATTTAGATGATTTTGAATTTATTCGTACAATTGCTGCAGCACGTATTATGATGCCACATAGTTATGTACGTTTATCAGCCGGTCGCACAGAAATGAATCCGCAGATGCAGTCTATGTGTTTTTTTGCAGGTGCAAATTCTATTTTCTATGGTGCTAAATTATTAACAACAGAAAATCCTGATGCCGATACTGATATGGAACTGTTGAAAAAATTAGGCATTAAGCCAGAGCAAAGACATGGGTGTTCAGATGAGGCACATGAAGCGACAATAAACAAAGCAATAGATGATAAAGCAACAGAGCATTTATTTTACCCTGCATAA
- a CDS encoding citrate synthase, translating to MADKKAVLHIDGQEPIDLPIYSGTAGQDVIDVRSLGAHNHFTYDPGFMSTGSCESAITFIDGAKGVLLHRGYPIDQLAEQSNYLELCYLLLEGELPSKEQMDSFENEITTNTMMHEKIGAFFQGFRVDAHPMAMLCGVVGALSSFYHDDLDITDPEQRKRSAVKLVAKLPTISAMAYKYTIGQPFVYPKNDLSYAENFLHMMFSVPAEEYKVSPVLAKAMDRIFMLHADHEQNASTSTVRIAGSSGANPYACIAAGVASLWGPAHGGANEACLTMLEEIGTADRIEEYVAKAKDKNDPFRLMGFGHRVYKNFDPRATVMRQTCHEVLKELNIQDPLLEVAMGLEKIALEDPYFIEKKLYPNVDFYSGIILKAIGIPTSMFTVIFAMARTVGWISHWDEMLSQPGQKIGRPRQMYTGYTKRDYTDAANR from the coding sequence ATGGCAGACAAAAAAGCAGTACTTCATATCGATGGCCAAGAACCAATTGATTTACCAATTTATTCAGGCACAGCTGGTCAAGATGTAATCGACGTACGCTCATTAGGTGCTCACAACCATTTCACATATGACCCAGGCTTCATGTCTACAGGTTCTTGTGAATCAGCTATCACTTTCATCGACGGCGCTAAAGGTGTGCTATTACACCGTGGTTACCCAATTGATCAACTTGCTGAACAATCAAACTACCTAGAACTTTGTTACTTGCTTTTAGAAGGCGAGTTACCAAGCAAAGAGCAAATGGATAGCTTTGAAAACGAAATCACAACAAATACAATGATGCACGAAAAAATCGGTGCATTTTTCCAAGGTTTCCGCGTAGATGCTCATCCAATGGCTATGCTATGTGGTGTTGTTGGTGCTTTATCTTCATTTTATCATGATGATTTAGACATTACTGATCCAGAGCAACGTAAACGTAGTGCTGTAAAGTTAGTTGCTAAATTACCAACTATTTCAGCAATGGCATACAAGTACACAATTGGCCAACCATTTGTTTACCCTAAAAATGATTTAAGCTACGCAGAAAACTTCTTACATATGATGTTCTCTGTACCTGCTGAAGAATACAAAGTAAGCCCAGTTCTTGCAAAAGCAATGGACCGAATCTTCATGCTTCATGCTGATCACGAACAAAATGCATCAACTTCTACAGTACGTATCGCTGGTTCTTCTGGTGCTAACCCTTATGCATGTATTGCTGCTGGTGTTGCTTCACTTTGGGGTCCAGCTCATGGTGGTGCAAATGAAGCATGTTTAACGATGCTTGAAGAAATTGGTACAGCTGATCGCATAGAAGAATATGTTGCTAAAGCGAAAGATAAAAATGACCCTTTCCGCCTAATGGGCTTTGGTCATCGTGTTTACAAAAACTTCGATCCACGTGCAACAGTAATGCGTCAAACATGTCATGAAGTTTTAAAAGAGCTAAATATCCAAGATCCTTTACTAGAAGTAGCAATGGGCCTAGAGAAAATTGCTTTAGAAGACCCTTACTTCATTGAAAAGAAACTTTACCCTAACGTAGATTTCTACTCAGGTATCATCTTAAAAGCAATCGGTATCCCAACAAGCATGTTCACTGTTATCTTTGCGATGGCACGTACTGTTGGTTGGATTTCACATTGGGATGAGATGTTATCTCAACCAGGTCAAAAAATTGGTCGTCCACGTCAAATGTATACTGGTTATACTAAACGTGACTATACTGATGCTGCTAATAGATAA
- a CDS encoding TonB-dependent receptor domain-containing protein translates to MNLKVPFKLKSSLISLLMLPSLHSVANESNVLVNSSSYPSSFFMQYHPQNAYDMIDRLPGFSFDGGSNDRGFGGNAGNVLIDGSRPTSKSGGLRGALIRIPVEQVEKIEIIRGGKGSSEVAGQSIIANIIRKKDITSGTWALKARRAADGDLRPNIEAAITTQIGQWDTAFDTDIGGWVGYRDAVIEDKELDDHVNKTADEILDEKNNWVYINGQGAKEYITGKLTLNGRIGGEKWQGDITRNIIHSDSLTHEPDEFWLLNENNTNKEFELGIDWLGNDDDWKWHILGLAVVKHQNYENAFNQKNFAQNENYNSQFKQDRIKTEYIFRNTYGKIGTDRFKPEYGFEIANNKLDTELEYSENNQPQNLESANVVVEEFRGEAFVTFVYSATEDLSIEGGLTGEISQIEVSGDATNDQTFKFLKPRLAANYSFNADLQLNIQAQHNVGQLNFNDFAASTDTTDDRNTAGNPNLAPNQYTELSTKLDWGFSEKGSLSINLFYEWHTDILEYIILPSDNGNISHGLGNAGDATFWGFETDLNLPLDSFIPNGLLEISYEYNRSEYFDSIINQDRIINDYTPEQFNIEFRQDLTEHKIAWGVELISYFTDTYYLVDEIHTFEGNNRIEAFIETTYFDGLKVQLLVEHLNTGEYTRSRFMYEDNRSGNFEGSQIAKRKREPEIKLSVWGTF, encoded by the coding sequence ATGAATTTAAAAGTCCCATTTAAACTAAAATCAAGTTTAATTAGTCTCTTAATGTTACCTTCTTTGCATTCTGTTGCAAATGAATCAAATGTATTAGTTAATTCATCTTCTTACCCTTCTTCATTTTTCATGCAATATCACCCTCAAAATGCCTACGATATGATAGATAGGTTACCTGGGTTTTCGTTCGACGGAGGCTCCAATGATCGTGGCTTTGGTGGTAACGCAGGCAATGTTTTAATTGATGGGTCACGACCTACATCTAAATCTGGCGGCCTAAGAGGTGCTCTGATCCGTATTCCCGTAGAGCAAGTAGAAAAAATCGAAATAATCCGTGGCGGTAAAGGCTCCAGTGAAGTAGCAGGCCAATCGATCATAGCCAATATAATAAGAAAAAAAGATATTACTTCAGGGACTTGGGCTTTAAAAGCAAGAAGGGCAGCCGATGGAGACTTAAGACCTAATATAGAAGCCGCTATTACAACACAAATAGGCCAATGGGATACCGCTTTCGATACTGATATCGGTGGCTGGGTGGGTTATAGAGATGCAGTCATTGAAGATAAAGAACTCGATGATCATGTAAATAAAACTGCGGATGAAATTTTAGATGAAAAAAACAATTGGGTTTATATAAATGGTCAAGGTGCTAAAGAATACATCACCGGTAAACTCACATTAAATGGACGTATTGGTGGTGAAAAGTGGCAAGGTGATATTACAAGAAATATCATTCACAGCGATTCATTAACACACGAACCTGATGAATTTTGGCTATTAAACGAAAATAATACAAATAAAGAATTTGAACTGGGTATAGATTGGTTAGGTAATGATGATGATTGGAAATGGCATATTTTAGGATTAGCCGTAGTAAAACATCAAAATTATGAGAATGCTTTTAACCAAAAAAACTTTGCTCAAAATGAAAACTACAATAGTCAATTTAAACAAGACAGAATAAAAACTGAATATATTTTTAGAAATACATATGGAAAAATAGGAACTGATAGATTTAAACCTGAGTATGGTTTTGAAATTGCCAATAACAAACTAGATACCGAACTTGAATATTCTGAAAATAATCAGCCGCAAAATCTCGAGTCAGCAAACGTAGTTGTTGAAGAGTTTAGAGGCGAAGCATTTGTTACTTTTGTATATTCAGCAACAGAGGATTTATCAATCGAGGGTGGCTTAACGGGTGAAATTTCACAAATTGAAGTATCCGGTGATGCAACCAATGATCAAACTTTTAAATTTTTAAAACCAAGACTTGCTGCAAATTATAGCTTTAATGCTGATTTGCAACTAAATATTCAAGCTCAACACAACGTGGGCCAGCTTAATTTTAATGATTTTGCCGCAAGCACTGATACGACTGATGATAGAAATACAGCCGGAAATCCAAATCTCGCTCCAAACCAGTATACCGAATTAAGTACAAAACTTGATTGGGGTTTTAGTGAAAAAGGCAGTTTATCCATAAACCTATTTTATGAATGGCATACAGATATATTAGAATACATTATATTACCCTCTGATAACGGTAATATAAGCCATGGTTTAGGAAATGCAGGTGATGCCACTTTTTGGGGTTTTGAAACAGATCTTAATTTACCTTTAGATAGTTTCATCCCTAACGGTTTACTTGAAATTTCATATGAGTATAACCGATCTGAATACTTTGATTCTATTATCAATCAAGATCGTATTATTAATGATTATACTCCTGAGCAGTTTAATATAGAGTTCAGACAAGATTTAACTGAGCATAAAATTGCTTGGGGTGTCGAATTAATCAGTTACTTTACCGATACCTACTATCTTGTTGATGAAATTCATACTTTTGAAGGTAATAACCGTATTGAGGCATTTATTGAAACAACCTATTTTGATGGGCTTAAAGTTCAATTGCTTGTTGAACATCTCAATACTGGAGAATATACACGCTCAAGGTTCATGTATGAAGATAATCGTTCAGGTAACTTTGAAGGTAGTCAAATTGCTAAAAGAAAGAGAGAGCCTGAAATAAAACTCTCTGTATGGGGCACTTTTTAA
- a CDS encoding SufE family protein, protein MNESYIQFKNKIIQAGSWQEKYREIMLLGKKLPALPSELKVDSALVNGCESNVWLYMDFNNEENKLLIIADSDTRIVKGLVSIILYLYLDLTPIEIISIDANKEFEDMSLLKHLSPSRGNGIKAILNAIQSQARLMSK, encoded by the coding sequence ATGAATGAATCCTATATACAGTTTAAAAACAAAATAATACAAGCAGGTTCTTGGCAAGAAAAATACCGTGAAATAATGCTATTAGGTAAAAAATTACCTGCGTTGCCATCAGAACTAAAAGTAGACAGTGCATTAGTTAATGGCTGTGAGAGTAATGTCTGGCTATATATGGATTTTAATAACGAAGAAAACAAATTATTAATTATCGCAGACTCTGATACTAGAATTGTAAAAGGGCTTGTTAGCATTATTTTATATTTATATTTAGATTTAACGCCCATTGAAATTATATCAATTGATGCAAATAAAGAGTTCGAAGACATGTCTCTTTTAAAACATTTAAGCCCTTCGAGAGGCAATGGTATTAAAGCCATTTTAAATGCGATTCAAAGCCAAGCTCGCTTAATGAGTAAATAA
- a CDS encoding methyltransferase domain-containing protein, with amino-acid sequence MSPVNPQQKNKCATQRKFSQAAVNYHEHACVQSQSAKILLADIPDNNLGLCLDLGAGPGVNTKVLSQKYEQVISLDLSISMLEEINTLSTKPAYKICADMDYLPFKAKSFDSVFSNFATQWSQNLPLLLKNINRVLKPGAKFYLTIVCDGTLKEIAHAWEEVDQQKHINDFVKPTDLLKYIKQANFKLQSYRLNCHKDNYKDPLSAIKSIKEIGASNMVQAKVNKGLMGKNRLKTLLNAYPKSNNGFDVSYQVAYLTLEK; translated from the coding sequence ATGAGTCCAGTAAATCCACAGCAAAAAAATAAATGTGCAACACAAAGAAAGTTTTCGCAAGCGGCTGTTAATTATCATGAACATGCTTGCGTTCAAAGCCAAAGTGCAAAAATATTATTAGCAGACATCCCGGATAATAACTTAGGTCTATGCCTTGATTTAGGAGCCGGGCCCGGCGTAAATACTAAAGTACTTAGCCAAAAATATGAGCAAGTTATTTCTCTTGATTTAAGTATATCTATGTTAGAAGAAATAAATACATTAAGCACAAAGCCTGCCTATAAAATATGTGCTGATATGGACTATCTACCTTTTAAAGCTAAGAGTTTTGATTCGGTATTTAGTAATTTTGCAACGCAATGGTCACAAAATTTACCTTTATTACTCAAAAATATAAATCGCGTTTTAAAGCCTGGTGCAAAGTTTTATTTAACGATTGTTTGTGATGGTACTTTAAAAGAAATAGCACACGCTTGGGAGGAGGTTGATCAGCAAAAACATATCAATGATTTTGTTAAACCTACTGACTTATTAAAATATATTAAACAAGCAAATTTTAAACTGCAAAGTTATCGTTTGAATTGCCATAAAGATAATTATAAAGATCCACTATCTGCGATAAAATCAATAAAAGAGATTGGTGCATCCAATATGGTACAAGCAAAAGTAAACAAAGGTTTGATGGGGAAAAATAGACTTAAAACTTTGCTTAATGCTTATCCAAAAAGTAACAATGGATTTGATGTAAGTTATCAAGTTGCTTATCTCACATTAGAAAAATAG
- the bioA gene encoding adenosylmethionine--8-amino-7-oxononanoate transaminase yields MNTKHTINKIDIEFDKNHIWHPYTSMTEPLPVYPVVSANKNIITLESGEELIDGMASWWSAIHGYNHSLLNEAVNNQVSKMSHIMFGGITHAPAVNLCKKLVEITPKPLTKVFLADSGSVSVEVAIKMALQYWQSQGIQNKTKLMTVAKGYHGDTFAAMSVCDPINSMHSLYQGFLPEHIFSPAPISPFDGEFDNTELDTLETHFINNHKEVAAFIIEPVVQNAGGMNFYHPDYLAGLRQLCDKYDVLLICDEIATGFGRTGKMFAVEHANISPDIMCIGKAITGGYMTLSATLTSDKIAKGISEGAAGVMMHGPTFMGNPLACAVACASIDLLLATNWKKTIVDLNIWLSQYLLPCSQLNAVKNVRVLGAIGVVEVNEIVDVALFQKQCIEQGVWIRPFGKLIYLMPPYITPEGDIKKLADVIFNILDR; encoded by the coding sequence GTGAACACTAAACACACAATAAATAAAATAGATATTGAATTTGATAAAAATCATATTTGGCACCCTTATACTTCTATGACTGAGCCTTTACCTGTTTACCCTGTCGTATCCGCCAATAAAAATATAATTACCTTAGAAAGTGGTGAAGAACTTATAGATGGCATGGCTTCGTGGTGGAGTGCCATACACGGCTATAACCATAGTCTATTAAATGAAGCTGTTAACAACCAAGTCTCTAAAATGAGCCACATTATGTTTGGTGGCATTACCCATGCCCCAGCAGTTAATTTATGTAAAAAATTAGTTGAAATCACACCAAAGCCACTTACTAAGGTATTTTTAGCCGACAGTGGCTCTGTATCGGTTGAAGTTGCAATAAAAATGGCATTGCAATACTGGCAAAGTCAGGGAATTCAAAATAAAACCAAACTTATGACAGTTGCTAAAGGCTACCATGGTGATACTTTTGCGGCTATGAGCGTATGCGATCCTATTAATTCTATGCATTCGTTATATCAAGGTTTTTTACCTGAACATATATTTTCTCCTGCACCAATATCACCTTTTGATGGAGAGTTTGATAATACAGAGCTAGATACATTAGAAACACACTTCATTAATAATCATAAGGAAGTGGCTGCTTTTATCATTGAGCCTGTCGTGCAAAATGCGGGAGGTATGAATTTCTATCATCCTGATTATTTGGCCGGTTTACGACAGCTTTGTGATAAATATGACGTTTTATTGATCTGTGACGAAATTGCGACAGGCTTTGGACGTACTGGAAAAATGTTTGCCGTAGAACATGCCAATATCAGCCCTGACATCATGTGCATAGGTAAAGCAATTACTGGCGGCTATATGACACTTTCAGCCACACTTACCAGTGATAAAATTGCAAAAGGAATTAGTGAAGGTGCTGCAGGTGTAATGATGCATGGTCCTACTTTTATGGGTAACCCACTTGCCTGTGCTGTTGCATGTGCCAGCATAGATTTATTGCTTGCAACTAATTGGAAAAAAACAATAGTTGACCTCAATATTTGGCTCTCCCAATATCTCTTACCATGTAGTCAATTAAACGCTGTAAAAAATGTCCGGGTTTTAGGAGCGATTGGTGTTGTTGAGGTGAATGAAATCGTTGACGTTGCACTGTTTCAAAAACAATGCATCGAACAGGGTGTTTGGATCAGGCCTTTTGGTAAGTTAATATACCTTATGCCGCCTTATATTACCCCTGAGGGTGATATCAAAAAACTAGCAGATGTTATTTTCAACATATTAGATAGATAA
- a CDS encoding YwbE family protein, which produces MSGTQRSNIKPGMEVKIVLKQDQRTGKVTQGIVEKLLTNSANHPHGIKVRLETGEVGRVKEIIS; this is translated from the coding sequence ATGAGTGGAACACAGCGTTCAAATATTAAGCCTGGAATGGAAGTTAAAATTGTTTTAAAACAAGACCAAAGAACAGGAAAAGTAACCCAAGGAATTGTTGAAAAATTATTAACAAACTCAGCAAATCACCCTCATGGCATAAAAGTAAGATTAGAGACTGGTGAAGTAGGGCGAGTAAAAGAAATTATTAGTTAA